In Fimbriimonadaceae bacterium, the genomic window TTCAGTAAACGGGTACATCGCATACTGAAGCTCGCTCAGGCAAAGATGGTCCTCATGGCTGTGGGTAAACACGATGGCCGACCAGTCCGACATGTCCAATTTTTCGCGTTGCAACTGGCACAGCGTGTCCGGACCCAGGTCGACCTTGATATGGTCATCGACCAATGCGGCTGCTCTTGTCCTGACATCCTTGCCCCCATGAAGCAAGGCATGATGGCTCACCGGAGTGTTCGCGTAGTAGGCGGGAATACCATCCGCCGCCCCGGTCCCGAGCAGACAAATCTTCATGCTTCGAAGTCGGCGAGCGACCACAGTAGCAGGCCGCTCAAGATCTTAGGATAGTAATAGGTGCTTTTCTGTGGCATCTTCTCCCCACCGAGGGCGATTTGCCGCATATCGTCCACCGTCGGCGGGTTCATGAGGAACGAAGCCCTTGCTCCCGCATTGACCGCCGCTATGGCTTCGCCCGCGTCGCGGGTGTAGGAGAAGAAGTCGTGCCCGGTAAGGCCTAGCAATTCCTCAAACATCAGCTTGTGGAGAATCGTCACGTCCAAGCCCTTAAGGCGGTCGCTTTCCGAACCCTTAATCTGAAGGATACGTTCACGAACATCGCCAATTCGGAGCCCTAGGCCTTTAGTCCCAGGCAGAGCTACTCCAAAGGCCCGTTGTCCACCCGTTGCGTTGGCCTCGATCCACTCCACAAGGTCGCTGTTTTCCACCTCTTCGTGGGGGAAGTTCGCACGCATCGTGCTTGCGATCTCATCAGAAGTCAGACTGACCTTATCGAGAATTCGGTGCGTCGGCAGCAAGACGAGCCCAGGATCGGCGATGCTGCTGAGCGCCATCATCATGTAATCCTCGGCCACCTCGCCCTGTGCGCTGCCCAGTGCCTGACGAAAGGCAAGAGCAGTTTCATAGCGATGGTGGCCATCGGCAATCCAGATTTTCTTCGGCTCCATCGCGGAAAGGATCCGGTCCAAAACGTTGCCGTCGTCGATTACTTCGATCTGGTGGGTCACGCCGTCGTCGGTGGCAACCGAGGCCACCGTAGTGGCTGGCGCGGATTTGACTTCCTGCAGGATGCCTTGGGACTCATCCTCGTAAAGTCCATAGATGCACTCCAGGTGAGCCCGGGTCGCTTCCAAAATCCTGAGCCGGTCTTCCTTGTGCTTCGGAAACGTCTGCTCATGGGGCAGCACGACTCCCTTCTCATACGGCTCGACCTTGATGAGCGTGATGAGGGCCAGTCGTTCGTGCCGCTCCGTATCACCAGGGATGCTGAACGTCTGTCGATAGCGATAGAGCGACGGAGACCCCTCGGCCGCAAGCTGTCCCTCCCGCCTCCACTCTTCTAATCTCGCCGCCGCTCGGGCGTACTTGACGAACTTGCTACGATCATCCTCATTCTGCTCCGGAAGCGTGAGGTGGACGACATTGTGCGGACTCCGGGCGGCGTACTCGTTACGCTCCTCCTGCGACAGAACATCGTACGGCGGCGCCACGAGGGCTTCGAGCGGGCCGGCCGCAGCCGAGTATCGAAGGCCACGGAAGGGCCGGATCGTTGCCATGCCAAGCGAGTCTACCCAGGACCCTTTTGGACCCAAAGGTACACTTGGCGGGTGACGGTCGAGGCGACCTTGGCAAGCTGGAAGCAGCAGGTCGACGCCTCTTTAGACCGCATCCTCCCTCGTGAGTCGGAAATGCCGAGCAGGCTCCATGCCGCCATGCGCTACTCCGCTCTCGCTCCCGGCAAGCGCATCAGGCCGCTCCTCGCTATGGCCTCGGCGGTGGCCGTCGGTGGTAGGGCCGAAGATGCGCTTGAACCTGGTTGCGCTCTGGAACTGGTCCATGCCTTCTCCCTGATCCACGACGACCTGCCCGCCATCGATGACGACGACCTGCGCCGCGGCCGGCCGACATGCCATATCGAATTTGGTGAAGGACTCGCCATCCTCGCCGGCGATGCCCTCTTCGCTCTGGCATTCGAAGTCACCGCGAGGACGCTCCCACAAACGGATGCGGTAACCGTTTTGGCCGAAGCCTCCGGATCGTATGGTCTCGTCGGGGGTGAAGTGATCGACATCGAAGGGGAGAAGAAGCTGCCTTCATCGGATCTGGTCGAGCTCATCCACCGTAGGAAGACCGGAGCGCTCATTGGGGCGTCCTGCGTTTTCGGGGCCATCGCCTCCGGCAGGCTTGACCTGCGACCGGCACTTGCAGGCATCGGGATGGGAATCGGCCTTGCTTTTCAGATCCAAGACGACATTCTCAACGCCACATCTACACCCGAGGCCCTGGGGAAGTCTGCCGGATCGGATCATGCCCGAGGCAAGCAAACCTATCCCGCCGTGTTCGGCGTGGATGCTTCGCGGCGGGCGGCAAACGACAACTTGAGCCAAGCGCTCAACCTTATCGACAGCCTGCCTGGCAACACCCAGCCCCTACGGATCCTGGCTCAGTCGGCAGTCGACAGGAGCCACTAAAAATCCGGGTGTTCCTTTAAAAGGTCGTGCTGTACACTGGAAGGGTGAGGGCCAATTGGCCCTTCCTTTTGATAGGAGGAGATTCTTAATGCTTCAACTGCGATTAGCCGCTCTCGCGGCGATTGCCACGGCCGCCCTGTCGGCTTCGGCAACATCCAATGTCTTCGGGGTCGCTTTGCCCGACCAGTTCGGCGGATGGACGACCGAGCACATTCTCGTTCGATTTGAGAGAGGTGTCGTCCCGATCGAGCTTCCGTTTGAGCGATACACCACGCTTAACAAGGGCCTCGACCAAGCTTTTGCGAAGTGGAGTGTGACGAAGGTCGCCCCAACCGCGCCTTTCGGGTTTGGCGATGCCGAACTCGCCGACCGGCTTGGACTTAGCCGCACCTACATTGTTTCGGTTCCAAAGGGCACCGACACCGTGAAGATGGCAGCCGACATCAATAAGCTCGATGGCGTGGAACTTGCCGAAATCGACGGCATTGGTGGCGTCGCGCTCGTCCCCAACGATGCGACCATCAGCAACTGCTGGGGCCTTAACAACACCGGTCAGACTGGCGGGACCGTCGACGCCGACATCGACGCCTACGAGGCGTGGGATCGGTTCGTCGGCACCAACAACATTATCCTCGCCGTGGTTGATACCGGTATCGACGGCAACCATCCGGAAATGGCTGGGAAGCAGGTTGCCGGTTGGAATACGAATGCCAACAACAGCAACACCTTCGACAATTACGGCCACGGCACCCACGTCGCAGGAACGGCCGGCGCCAACACCAATAACGCGATTGGTCTAGGCGGAGTGAGCTGGGGCGTGCAACTGATGCCTATCCGCGTTCTAAACAACAGCGGTGGTGGCACGGAAGCCCAATGCGGAGATGGCATGGTTTGGGCGGCAGACCACGGGGCAAACATCTGTACGATGAGCCTCCAGTACTACACCGGTTCAACCTATTTCCGGAACTGCGTGGACTACGCCTTCAACAAAGGCGTCCTGCTGATCGCAGCCAATGGCAACAATGCCGGCAACACGATCGCTTGGCCGGCCAAGTTCACGAACTGCTACGGCGTTGGCGCAACCACTCACCGGGACTTGATCGCTGGCTTTAGCAACTACGGCCCTGAGTGCGACGTTTCCGCCCCTGGTGAAAATGTCTGGTCCTGCATTCCGAATAACGGCTATGCCTACTACTCCGGAACCTCGATGGCAACCCCGCATACCAGCGGCCTCGCCTCCCTCCTCTGGTCATATGACCGCGGCATGAAGAACACCGAAGTCTTCGCTGCGATCAAGTCGACCGCCGAGGATAAGGGCAACGCCGGATGGGACCAGTGGTTCGGTCAGGGACGGATCAATGCGAAGCTCGCCCTTGACAAGGTCCACGCCGCGCTCAACCCGGTCACGGCAGTCACCGTCGTTCGAGGAAATCTCGATTCGGGGAACGCCAGCCAGCTCTTCCTGAGCGACGACCAAGGCATGCGGATCCGAGCCCAGTACGTGGCCGCATCGGTGGACTCCCCGGTTAACGTGGAGTTCAACGGCACGGTAAACGTGACTCCGACCACAGCCCTTGAGGTTCAGGTCGAAGCCCTCGCTAGCCTCGGCAACATCGATCACCGTGTCCAGCTCTTCAACTTCCAGAACAGCACCTACGAAACGCTGCATGCTGGATTGCTGGGAACGGCCGATGGCTTCATCGCCGTCCGCACGACCGGCGACTTCAATCGCTTCATTGGACCGAGCAGCGAATTCAAAGCTCGAGTCACCGCCAAGAACACGGGCCCGGTACCTGGACCCTGGTCTGTCCGCTTCGACCAGGTTCGCGTCGCTTCGCGCTAAAGGCACCAAAAAATCGGCCCACCTCCATTCGGGGTGGGCCTTTCTGTTTGCGGGCGGGGAGTCGCGTTAATGCATGTCCTTGTCGCCGTAGAGCGTCTGGATGTAGGAAATCTGGCCCAAGTGGTAGTTGTAGTTCCAGCGCGGGTAGTCCATCATTTCCGCTACGGTAAAGTCCCTGCCACCGTCATACGGCAGCCACTTCGTTTCCTTCAGCTTTTCATCGGGCAACGCCTTGAAAATCTCAAAGAGTGTGTCCATTCGTTGCTTGCATTCCTGCTCGCATGCCTCGACCGTTGACCAGCCCTCCATCAGCTTCTGTTGCTCAGCCTGGCTCGCCTCATCCCATTCGTTGCCCTCCGCCGGTTTCCCGACACTGCTGATGATTTCCGCTGCCCAAGTGGCGCACATGGCCATTTCCTGGCAAAGGTTCAATACGGACCGTCCCGCATCGAGCGGTTTCCAATCGACCTTGTCGATTGGAACTGCCTTGGCGTAACGAAAGGCCTCCTCGGCCGCAGCTTTGGTCACGTCGATCATGTGGTCTTGAAATCTCATCGGTTCTCCTTAACTAGTAGACGTATAGATACTAGCACGCAAAATCGCTGATTGCCAAGAGCTGCCTTTCAGATTCCTAGAATCTTCACAACCACTCGCTTCCGGCGCTGTCCGTCGAACTCCGCATAGAAGATCTGCTGCCAGGGCCCGAGGTCGAGTGACCCGCTCGTGATCGGCAGGATGACCTGGTGGTGGAGAACCAGATTCTTGAGGTGGGCCTCACCGTTATCTTCCCCCGTGCGGTGGTGGCGGTAGTCCTTCTTCGGCGCAAGGCCGGCGAGCCATTCCTGAATGTCCGCGATCAAGCCAGACTCAAGGTCGTTGACGTAAACGGCGGCCGTAATGTGCATGGCGCTGACCAGCGCCATGCCGTCGGTGATAGCACTCCGCTGAACGATGCTGGCGATCTCGTCGGTGATGCAGACGAACTCTTCGCGTCTCTGGGTTTGAAAGGTCAAGTACTCGGTGTGGGCTCTCATCGGCGATGAAGGGAGCTTACCGACGACAACCCCGTATTCATCCTTGCCCGAAACTTCACCAAACCCGGAAAGAGCTTTCCAGCGCTGGGCTGGC contains:
- a CDS encoding Farnesyl diphosphate synthase, yielding MTVEATLASWKQQVDASLDRILPRESEMPSRLHAAMRYSALAPGKRIRPLLAMASAVAVGGRAEDALEPGCALELVHAFSLIHDDLPAIDDDDLRRGRPTCHIEFGEGLAILAGDALFALAFEVTARTLPQTDAVTVLAEASGSYGLVGGEVIDIEGEKKLPSSDLVELIHRRKTGALIGASCVFGAIASGRLDLRPALAGIGMGIGLAFQIQDDILNATSTPEALGKSAGSDHARGKQTYPAVFGVDASRRAANDNLSQALNLIDSLPGNTQPLRILAQSAVDRSH